The sequence AACATCCATTCCGACGCCCGTTCCCCCATCTCAATCGGAATGCTCACGGCTTTCCCCAGTCGGGGACGTTCACGAGTTTGCTCGATGTACTCTTGCACTTGGGGAACCGCACCCCAACCATGGAGATAATGGGCAATGGCGTCCAGACGCTCTAGATACTCGACTTCGGACAAGGGAAACGACTTCTGCTCTAGGTACTTCCACATCACCTGAACAAAAATTTTTCCCTGAGTCCGCCGAAGCTGGATGTCATAAGAGCGTCCCCACTTGCTGAGCAGGATTTGGTGCAACTCTTGTCCTGTCATAGATCCCTTACCTGGCTGATTGTTTACATTTTTTTACGAAGATAAAGTTTCTTTACTTTATGAGAAGGGTACAAAGAATGTAATAATACTCATAGCTTAAGCCGTAAATCCTTACTTACATAAGGATTATGGCAACCCTGCTCGCGGTTGAATCCCTCTTCATAAAAGGAGCGGGGTAAAGAAAATGCTGGGAATCATCCCAGAGTTGTTAAAAAAAATATACCCTTAGGCGTTCAGTTATGGCTCAAGTGTCTGGCTCCCCAGATGTCCCCGATATGGGGCGTCGTCAATTTATGAACCTCTTGACGTTTGGTACGATTACGGGTACTTTCGTCGGTGCCCTTTATCCAATCGTCAAGTACTTTATTCCCCCATCAAGTGGTGGTGCTGGCGGTGGTGTCACCGCTAAGGATGCTTTGGGCAATGATATCCAGGTTAGCGAATTTTTAAGCAGCCATAACCCAGGCGATCGCACCTTGGCTCAAGGACTCAAAGGCGATCCCACTTATGTAGTCGTGACCGAAGACAAAGCGATCGCGGACTACGGGATCAACGCGATCTGCACTCACCTGGGATGTGTGGTTCCCTGGAATGCCAGTGAGAACAAATTCGTCTGCCCTTGTCATGGTTCTCAGTACAATAGTCAGGGCAAAGTGGTACGCGGACCTGCTCCATTGTCATTAGCCTTGGTTCACGCCGACGTCACCGCAGACGATACCCTGACCTTTTCCCAGTGGACGGAAACCGATTTCCGCACGGATAACGATCCTTGGTGGACTTAACGTGACGCGGAAGTCTCCACCTTCAAGACGAGCGGGTTGAGTTGTGTTGCACGGTAAAAATAACTGTCTGCGGAAGGCGGACGGCTGCCTGTGGACGCAGAGTAAGACCATCACCAGATTGAGTTCTGGACTTTCTGTACTTGTTTTCGTCATTTGTCCTGAGTTAGGGGCATAATGACATGACCCATTTTTGAATTGTGAATTTTTTCCTTAAGCGATGAGAACACCTTCTTTATCGGTGATGTACAAAAGCAGCAAGCGGATTATTACCCAAGCCCTCTTGCTGACTTTGGCAACAGCGGCATTTTTCTTCATTAGTGATATTTCCCTTCCCCAGTCGGCGGCGGCTTATCCGTTCTGGGCGCAGCAAACTGCCCCGGAAACTCCCCGTGAAGCCACCGGACGGATTGTTTGTGCTAACTGTCACCTCGCGGCGAAACCCACGGAAGTGGAACTTCCCCAATCGGTTAAACCAGATACCGTCTTTGAAGCTGTGGTAAAAATCCCCTATGACCTGGATACCCAACAGGTCTTAGGAGATGGTTCCAAAGGCGGTCTGAATGTGGGAGCTGTGGTCATGTTACCCGATGGCTTTAAAATTGCGCCCGAAGACCGCATTCCTGAAGAATTACAGGAAGAAGTTGGCGGACTTTACTTCCAGCCCTATAGCGCAGACCAGGAAAACGTCGTGATTAT comes from Coleofasciculus chthonoplastes PCC 7420 and encodes:
- a CDS encoding DUF3067 family protein; protein product: MTGQELHQILLSKWGRSYDIQLRRTQGKIFVQVMWKYLEQKSFPLSEVEYLERLDAIAHYLHGWGAVPQVQEYIEQTRERPRLGKAVSIPIEMGERASEWMLDDF
- the petC gene encoding cytochrome b6-f complex iron-sulfur subunit, giving the protein MAQVSGSPDVPDMGRRQFMNLLTFGTITGTFVGALYPIVKYFIPPSSGGAGGGVTAKDALGNDIQVSEFLSSHNPGDRTLAQGLKGDPTYVVVTEDKAIADYGINAICTHLGCVVPWNASENKFVCPCHGSQYNSQGKVVRGPAPLSLALVHADVTADDTLTFSQWTETDFRTDNDPWWT